The window CTATTGGCGTGGCAGCGCTATTGGTCGCCCTAGCTCTGATCAAAGGCTTCCGCCACGAAATTCAAGACAAAATCTTGCAAGGCACCGCGCATCTCAACCTGCTCAGAGCTGACGGCGGCAACATTGAAAATTATGGGGAATTGGCAGCGCAAATCAGCACTGTACCGGGAGTCGTGGCGGCTTCGGCAACAAGCTACGAGCCAGTCTTACTGACCATCGGTGATCGCAGCGAACAAGCCATCATCAAAGGTGTTGATCTAACGGCCCAGGCGAGCGCCAACGAAGTCTTTGCAATCACCGTTGAAGGCGATGCCAAACAATTGAGCCGCCCAGACTCACCAGCCGTTGAAGACAGTCCCGCCGGCATCATCATTGGCAAAGAGTTGGCTCGAACCCTGGGCCTGCAATTAAACGCCCGCGTCACCGTGGTATCAGCCGCAACCAGTTTAACCCCCGCCGGCATGTTGCCCCGTCCCAGATACACAAGCTTTCGAGTGGTAGGTTTTTTCGCTTCAGGTCTATATGAGTATGACTCGAAATGGGCCTATATCGCCTTGGATGTGCTGCAACAACTCAGCGGCAAAGGTAACACTGCGGGGGTCATTCAAATGCGCGTAGCCGATATTTACGCCGTCAGTGAGATTGGCGCGCGCGTGCAAGCTAAAGCTGGCGCAGCTTTCATTACAAACAACTGGCAGGAATTGAATCGCCCGCTGTTTGCGGCCTTGCAATTACAGCAACGTATCGTGGTGATCTTCTTTATTCTGCTGATTGCGGTTGCCATGTTAAATATCATCACGACTTTGACGCTCATGGTGGTTGAAAAGCATAAGGATGTCGCAATCCTACGGGCGCAAGGGGCTACGGCTGCTTCAATTGGCCGTATCTTTTGCTTGCAAGGAATATCTGTTGGAGTCATTGGCACAGTAAGTGGTTTCGCCTTAGGGGTCATTTTGTATTGGCTCATCAATGCTTACCACTTAATTGCAGTACCGGCGGAAATCTACTCCATTTCTCATGTTACCCTTCAATTGCGCGTTATAGATTGTTTGGGAGTCTGTCTCACTACCGTTTTTATCAGCTTTCTGGCTACGCTTTACCCGGCCTACACAGCCGCCAAACTACAGCCGGTTGAAGTTTTGCGGTACGAATAGCGGCATCACTAACTCTCACAAAATCAAAAAATTAAACATGCCGGACATGCCGATTAAAGCTATTGACAAGACTCAGCACGATACGTAGACTTGCGCGCGTTGGTGAGTGCCCCTCACAGTGCACAGCCCGAACTTCTACTGACCCTCTTCGGAAAATTCGGTTGTCAGGTTCGCACAATGATTGCGCGATACTGCCTTTTTTTCAGTTAGTAGATGGGTTGACTCGCTGACAGCAGGGTTGATTCCCTGAATGACCATAATGACCGACTTCGACTCTTGGCAGCTTTGCCGAGGGGTTTTGCAGTTAACTAACAATCTCGTT of the Acidobacteriota bacterium genome contains:
- a CDS encoding ABC transporter permease — translated: MPYELFIALRYLRAKRRQMAVSVITGVAILGVTIGVAALLVALALIKGFRHEIQDKILQGTAHLNLLRADGGNIENYGELAAQISTVPGVVAASATSYEPVLLTIGDRSEQAIIKGVDLTAQASANEVFAITVEGDAKQLSRPDSPAVEDSPAGIIIGKELARTLGLQLNARVTVVSAATSLTPAGMLPRPRYTSFRVVGFFASGLYEYDSKWAYIALDVLQQLSGKGNTAGVIQMRVADIYAVSEIGARVQAKAGAAFITNNWQELNRPLFAALQLQQRIVVIFFILLIAVAMLNIITTLTLMVVEKHKDVAILRAQGATAASIGRIFCLQGISVGVIGTVSGFALGVILYWLINAYHLIAVPAEIYSISHVTLQLRVIDCLGVCLTTVFISFLATLYPAYTAAKLQPVEVLRYE